A DNA window from Callospermophilus lateralis isolate mCalLat2 chromosome X, mCalLat2.hap1, whole genome shotgun sequence contains the following coding sequences:
- the Gprasp3 gene encoding G protein-coupled receptor associated sorting protein 3, producing MPGTKNKAKAQSKTEKRTNVQAKGGAEREATGTAKPVTKTRSKAKAKARPKTDAVAETKAISKNRVAENKEGALSEPKAPVKAMANISPKAENEATSSTCKDNASVDTWFWAGEEASINSWFWKGDEASNRTSAKDENKAHVGGQVRPELEPTPGVSSKNRSGDEEEEEENVIGSWFWEGDDASFDPNPKPVSRIVRPQPVDEINEKNRPKDWSEVTIWPKAPAVTPAVLGFRSQVPSEPKPSSYIVLASSEEAAHSSAAAACPSRSARSNLQPIPEYPFGSDPCIQTIDEIRRQIKIREVNGIKPFACPCKMECYMDSEEFEKLIGILKSTTDPLIHKIAQIAMGIHNVHPFAQEFINEVGVVTLIESLLSFPSTEMRKKTVITLNPPSGDERQRKLELHVKHMCKETMSFPLDSPGQQSGLKILGQLTTDTIHHYIVANHFSELFHLLSQGNRKTRNLVLKVLLNMSENPTAARDMINMKALAALKLIFNQNEAKANLVSAVAIFINIKEHIRKGSIVVVDHMSYNTLTAIFRDVKGIIQAM from the coding sequence ATGCCTGGGACAAAGAATAAGGCTAAAGCCCAGtccaaaactgaaaaaagaacaaATGTACAGGCTAAAGGTGGAGCAGAGAGGGAAGCTACTGGCACAGCCAAACCTGTAACCAAGACCCGGTCCAAAGCAAAAGCCAAGGCACGGCCTAAAACAGATGCAGTTGCAGAGACAAAAGCAATATCTAAAAACAGGGttgctgagaataaggaaggagcccTGTCAGAGCCTAAGGCTCCAGTGAAAGCCATGGCAAATATCAGTCCCAAGGCTGAGAATGAGGCTACCAGCTCCACATGTAAAGATAATGCTAGTGTTGATACCTGGTTCTGGGCTGGGGAAGAAGCCAGTATCAATTCTTGGTTTTGGAAGGGAGATGAAGCGAGTAATCGTACCAGTGCTAAAGATGAAAATAAAGCTCATGTTGGTGGCCAAGTTCGTCCTGAATTGGAGCCTACACCTGGGGTCAGCAGTAAGAATAGGTCAGGggatgaggaggaagaagaagagaatgTTATTGGGAGCTGGTTTTGGGAAGGAGATGATGCTAGTTTTGACCCAAATCCTAAGCCTGTAAGCCGGATAGTTAGGCCTCAGCCTGTAGatgaaattaatgaaaaaaataggCCAAAGGACTGGTCTGAGGTAACTATCTGGCCCAAAGCCCCTGCTGTAACTCCAGCAGTGTTAGGTTTTAGATCCCAGGTCCCATCTGAGCCaaagccttcttcatatattgtcTTGGCCTCATCTGAGGAAGCTGCTCATTCTTCAGCTGCAGCAGCCTGCCCTTCTAGGAGTGCTCGCTCAAACTTACAGCCTATCCCTGAGTACCCATTTGGTTCTGACCCTTGCATTCAGACGATAGATGAAATTAGACGCCAAATCAAGATCAGAGAGGTAAATGGGATTAAGCCATTTGCTTGCCCTTGCAAAATGGAATGTTACATGGATTCTGAGGAATTTGAAAAGCTTATTGGCATACTTAAGTCAACTACTGATCCTCTCATTCATAAAATAGCACAGATTGCAATGGGTATCCATAATGTTCATCCATTTGCCCAAGAATTCATTAATGAAGTGGGCGTAGTGACACTTATTGAAAGCTTGCTCAGTTTTCCTTccacagaaatgagaaaaaagactGTGATTACTCTGAATCCTCCTTCTGGGGATGAAAGACAACGCAAGTTGGAATTACATGTGAAACATATGTGTAAGGAAACCATGTCTTTCCCCTTGGACTCACCTGGACAGCAATCTGGATTAAAGATACTAGGGCAACTGACTACTGATACTATTCATCACTACATTGTTGCCAATCACTTTTCAGAGCTTTTCCATTTGCTATCCCAGGGAAATCGTAAAACTAGAAATCTTGTCttgaaagtacttttaaatatgtcTGAAAATCCAACTGCAGCCAGAGACATGATCAATATGAAGGCATTGGCAGCATTAAAACTCATTTTTAACCAGAATGAGGCAAAAGCCAACCTCGTTAGTGCTGTGGCCATATTTATTAACATAAAGGAGCATATCAGAAAGGGCTCAATTGTAGTTGTTGATCATATGAGTTATAATACACTTACGGCCATTTTCCGTGACGTTAAAGGGATCATTCAAGCAATGTAA